One segment of Brassica rapa cultivar Chiifu-401-42 unplaced genomic scaffold, CAAS_Brap_v3.01 Scaffold0472, whole genome shotgun sequence DNA contains the following:
- the LOC117130420 gene encoding uncharacterized protein LOC117130420, translating to MGNATDEEAELMRKNKLLMEAMTNQLNQTMLTNMTEMMKESLKEIREEIRQATGQGHSNESRRNRRTQPQQEHAGSQETDNYYDRNRSERSSSSSRDSRRRHRRGHDGRRLHRDELAGLKLKIPPFHGKVDPDAYLDWEKKIELVFNVQHYSNAQRIQIAATEFYDYALSWWDQLVTTRRLNQEYPVDSWNEMKSLMRKRFVPSHYHRDLHQKLRRLTQGSKTVEEYYQDMEMLMLRAGILEDRETTMARFLGGLNREIQDSVEMQHYVEIEEMLHKAILVEQQLKRKGNSRSYGSSRFHHSKEEKTSYLKDSKPQQKEETKPSSTSSKDKGKAEATSSRTRDVKS from the exons ATGGGTAATGCAACTGATGAAGAAGCAGAACTAATGAGGAAGAACAAGTTGTTGATGGAAGCCATGACTAATCAACTCAATCAGACTATGCTTACCAACATGACCGAGATGATGAAAGAAAGTCTGAAAGAGATCAGAGAAGAGATCAGACAAGCTACTGGTCAGGGTCACAGTAATGAATCTAGGAGGAACAGACGGACTCAACCACAACAGGAGCATGCTGGTTCACAAGAGACTGACAACTACTATGACCGCAACCGATCTGAGCGCAGTAGCTCTTCCTCTAGGGACAGTAGGAGGAGGCATAGGCGTGGTCATGATGGAAGAAGACTTCACAGGGATGAGCTTGCTGGTTTAAAGCTTAAAATTCCCCCCTTTCATGGgaaagttgatccggatgcttacttagattgggagaagaagatagagcttgtcttcaatgtgcaacactactccaatgcccaaagAATTCAGATTGCTGCCACTGAGTTCTATGACTATgctttgagttggtgggatcagttgGTGACGACTAGAAGACTTAACCAGGAATATCCAGTTGACTCATGGAATGAGATGAAGTCTCTTATGCGCAAGAGGTTTGTGCCAAGCCATTACCACCGAGATCTCCATCAGAAGCTTagaagacttacccaaggatCTAAGACTGTGGAAGagtactatcaagacatggagatGCTGATGTTAAGGGCTGgtatcttggaggatagagaaACTACTATGGCCAGGTTCCTTGGAGggcttaaccgtgagatacaagacagtgtggagatgcaacactatgtggagatagaagagatgttgcacaaagctattctagtggagcagcagctcaagaggaagggtaactcacgcagctatggatcttctaggttccaccactctaaggaagagaaaacatcctatctgaaggatagcaagcctcagcagaaagaagagactaagccaaGCAGCACATccagcaaagacaaaggcaaagctgaagCTACTAGTTCCAGAaccagagatgttaagt CGTGA